In Sulfurovum xiamenensis, the following proteins share a genomic window:
- a CDS encoding enoyl-ACP reductase yields MSEMKGKTLVITGATKGIGKAVAEKFAQNGVNIAFTYNSNKEAADEIAADLESKYGVKARAYPLNILELDEFKPLFEAIDKDFDRVDFFVSNAMIYGRPVVGGYGKFMKLRPSKGLTNIYTATVGAFVRGSQEAAVRMEKVGGGAIVTLSSTGNLIYIENYAGHGTNKAAVEAMSRYAAVELGEMGIRVNAVSGGPIDTDALKAFTNYEEVKAETIKRSAVNRMGSPEDLAGSVYFLCTDEASWITGQTLVVDGGTTFR; encoded by the coding sequence ATGTCAGAAATGAAAGGTAAAACACTTGTCATCACAGGAGCAACCAAGGGTATCGGTAAAGCCGTAGCTGAAAAATTTGCTCAAAATGGTGTAAATATCGCATTTACATATAACTCTAACAAAGAAGCTGCCGATGAGATCGCTGCAGACCTAGAGAGTAAATATGGTGTGAAGGCAAGAGCATACCCACTGAACATATTGGAACTTGATGAATTCAAACCGCTGTTTGAAGCGATCGATAAAGACTTTGACAGAGTGGATTTCTTTGTCTCTAATGCTATGATCTACGGCCGTCCGGTCGTAGGTGGTTATGGTAAATTCATGAAACTCAGACCTAGTAAAGGATTAACGAACATCTATACTGCAACCGTAGGTGCATTTGTACGCGGTTCACAAGAAGCTGCAGTACGTATGGAAAAAGTAGGTGGCGGTGCCATCGTAACATTGAGTTCAACCGGTAACCTTATCTACATCGAAAACTATGCAGGTCATGGTACCAACAAAGCAGCGGTCGAAGCTATGAGCCGTTATGCTGCTGTTGAACTGGGAGAAATGGGGATCAGAGTCAATGCTGTATCCGGTGGACCTATCGATACAGATGCACTAAAAGCATTTACAAACTATGAAGAGGTCAAAGCCGAAACCATTAAACGATCAGCCGTAAACAGAATGGGAAGCCCTGAAGACCTTGCCGGTTCTGTCTATTTTCTTTGTACGGATGAAGCATCATGGATCACAGGCCAAACACTTGTAGTCGATGGTGGAACGACTTTTAGATAA
- the dapA gene encoding 4-hydroxy-tetrahydrodipicolinate synthase, which produces MSNYITGATTALITPFKNGTLDEATYATLITRQIAHGIDAVCPVGTTGESATLSHDEHKRCIEIAVEVCKGTETKVLAGAGSNATHEAIDIAKHAEACGVDAIFSVSPYYNKPSQEGLYQHYKAIASAVKVPFMLYNVPGRTGVDILPDTVKRLYDDVENIMGIKEATGSIERTVELLAKVPDLYVFSGDDVIDFPILASGGKGITSVTSNLLPDMKAELAHAALKGDFVKSKTINDKLFEINKVLFCESNPIPIKAAMYIAGLIDTLEYRLPLVPPSSKNMKKIEEVMKKYNIVGA; this is translated from the coding sequence ATGAGTAACTATATTACAGGTGCGACCACTGCACTGATCACTCCATTTAAAAATGGTACATTGGATGAAGCAACCTATGCAACACTGATCACAAGACAAATAGCCCATGGGATCGATGCGGTATGTCCTGTAGGAACGACAGGTGAGAGTGCGACGCTAAGTCATGATGAACACAAAAGATGTATTGAGATAGCTGTTGAAGTCTGTAAAGGCACAGAGACAAAAGTCCTTGCTGGAGCAGGAAGCAATGCGACGCATGAAGCCATTGACATCGCCAAACATGCTGAAGCATGTGGTGTAGATGCAATCTTCTCTGTGAGTCCTTATTACAATAAACCAAGTCAGGAAGGACTTTACCAACACTATAAAGCGATCGCTTCAGCAGTCAAAGTACCTTTTATGCTCTATAATGTACCTGGACGTACAGGTGTAGATATCTTACCCGATACAGTGAAAAGACTCTATGATGATGTAGAGAACATTATGGGTATCAAAGAAGCAACAGGGTCTATAGAAAGAACAGTAGAACTTTTGGCAAAAGTACCTGACCTCTATGTATTCTCTGGTGATGATGTTATCGATTTTCCTATTTTAGCCAGTGGAGGAAAGGGGATCACTTCTGTCACTTCGAACCTTTTACCAGATATGAAAGCAGAGCTTGCTCATGCAGCCCTAAAGGGTGACTTTGTAAAATCTAAAACCATTAATGATAAACTTTTTGAGATCAACAAAGTGCTTTTCTGTGAAAGCAATCCTATTCCGATCAAAGCCGCGATGTATATCGCAGGACTCATCGATACACTCGAATATAGATTACCTCTTGTACCTCCAAGCAGTAAAAATATGAAAAAGATCGAAGAAGTCATGAAAAAATACAATATAGTAGGAGCATAA